From Weissella diestrammenae, a single genomic window includes:
- the tig gene encoding trigger factor: MVANNAEFTRGDGNKGTLKFEIPVEDHAAAIDAAFNKVKGTLNVPGFRKGKMPKQMFISRFGEEALYEDALNFALQEAYPAAISATAITPVNQPQIGVESLEKGKPWVITAEVEVAPEIELGEYKGVQVAKQDVEVSDADVDAEIENMRQNQAELVLVEDQAAAKGDTVVIDFDGSVDGEHFDGGKGDNFSLELGSGQFIPGFEDQLVGHKAGESVEVNVTFPEDYQAEDLAGKEALFETTIHEVKVKEVPALDDEFAKDVDEEVAGLTELKAKTKDRLTEAKVQAAKEAKEDAAVAAAVDNAKVVGDEIPNAMIEEDVHRQMNSFFASMQNQGISPEMYSQITGQSTDDIHHQYEEGAEKRVKTNLVLEAIVNAENIKPSQADIDAEVKALATEYNMDEAGIRNALSEDMLAHDIAIKQVVALIVDSAVEA; the protein is encoded by the coding sequence ATGGTTGCAAACAACGCAGAATTTACACGTGGAGACGGGAACAAGGGAACATTAAAGTTTGAAATTCCAGTTGAAGATCACGCCGCAGCAATTGATGCTGCATTTAATAAAGTTAAGGGTACTTTGAATGTGCCTGGATTCCGTAAGGGAAAAATGCCAAAGCAAATGTTTATTTCTCGCTTTGGAGAAGAAGCATTATATGAAGATGCATTGAACTTTGCGCTACAAGAAGCTTATCCAGCTGCGATTTCAGCAACAGCAATTACACCTGTTAACCAACCACAAATTGGGGTGGAATCACTAGAAAAAGGAAAGCCTTGGGTGATTACAGCCGAAGTTGAAGTGGCACCTGAAATTGAACTTGGTGAGTATAAAGGGGTTCAAGTTGCTAAGCAAGACGTTGAAGTGTCTGATGCAGACGTGGATGCTGAAATTGAAAATATGCGTCAAAACCAAGCTGAACTTGTTTTGGTTGAAGACCAAGCTGCAGCAAAGGGTGACACTGTTGTGATCGACTTTGATGGTTCAGTCGATGGTGAGCACTTTGATGGTGGAAAAGGGGACAACTTTAGCCTTGAACTTGGTTCAGGTCAATTCATTCCTGGCTTTGAAGACCAATTAGTTGGACATAAAGCTGGTGAATCAGTTGAAGTGAACGTTACTTTCCCAGAAGACTATCAAGCAGAAGACTTAGCAGGTAAAGAAGCATTGTTTGAAACAACCATTCACGAAGTTAAGGTGAAGGAAGTACCAGCTTTGGATGATGAATTTGCTAAGGATGTGGATGAAGAAGTGGCAGGCTTGACTGAATTAAAGGCCAAGACAAAAGACCGTTTGACTGAAGCTAAAGTTCAAGCAGCTAAGGAAGCAAAAGAAGACGCAGCAGTTGCTGCTGCTGTTGACAATGCAAAAGTTGTTGGTGACGAAATTCCTAATGCAATGATTGAAGAAGATGTTCATCGTCAAATGAATTCATTCTTTGCTTCAATGCAAAATCAAGGTATTTCACCTGAAATGTATTCACAAATTACTGGGCAATCAACTGATGATATTCATCATCAATATGAAGAAGGTGCCGAAAAGCGTGTGAAGACGAACTTGGTTTTGGAAGCAATTGTAAATGCTGAAAATATTAAGCCATCACAAGCTGACATTGATGCCGAAGTTAAAGCATTGGCAACTGAATATAACATGGATGAAGCAGGTATTCGTAATGCTTTGTCAGAAGACATGTTGGCCCACGATATCGCGATTAAGCAAGTAGTTGCTTTAATCGTTGATTCAGCGGTCGAAGCTTAA